A region of Vanessa cardui chromosome 1, ilVanCard2.1, whole genome shotgun sequence DNA encodes the following proteins:
- the LOC124529582 gene encoding 28S ribosomal protein S31, mitochondrial, whose translation MLSRLRIKRDLKYFVRCLADKPPSDHDGKISEIKTKDSKEQNKSTESSTEKIQALLKLMMSEPKISESEYREKFATAPERQKKPKPDVLEVKMEKIEESITKAASDVAQAIGGDVKQTEAELLSKVLGKINQTSTSLSDLIVGMKVDRSRDSDETVTKETRGQQVKRLMKTREGTEDTRYSQRKQKTTFEKKRSLPQPLAMDVFSGEPLGIFKTKQENYGTKLDVWDHLSQRELLLATSQPPANYFQKMIQWTEQGKVWKFPIDNEQGIEEEQNVHFSEHIFLDAHLEGWCPTKGPIRHFMELVCVGLSKNAFYTVKEKRDHIMWYKEYFESKQDILTDIGVWETQPTSEAAT comes from the exons atgCTTTCCAG gtTAAGAATTAAAcgagatttaaaatatttcgtgaGGTGTTTAGCCGATAAACCTCCTTCAGATCATGATGGTAAAATATcagaaattaaaactaaagatagcaaagaacaaaataaatcgACTGAATCTAGTACCGAGAAGATTCAAGCCCTGCTGAAACTGATGATGTCTGAGCCTAAAATATCCGAAAGTGAATACAGGGAAAAGTTTGCTACAGCACCGGAAAGACAGAAAAAGCCTAAGCCTGATGTATTAGAAGTTAAAATGGAGAAGATTG agGAAAGTATCACCAAAGCGGCGAGTGATGTTGCTCAAGCCATCGGAGGAGATGTCAAGCAGACAGAAGCTGAATTACTGTCTAAAGTTCTCGGCAAAATAAACCAAACATCCACATCCCTCAG tGATTTAATAGTGGGAATGAAAGTAGACAGGTCAAGAGACAGTGATGAAACAGTAACAAAAGAAACAAGAGGGCAACAAGTAAAACGCTTGATGAAGACAAGGGAAGGCACAGAAGACACTAGATACTCCCAAAGAAAACAGAAAACAACATTTGAAAAGAAAAGAAG CCTACCTCAACCCCTTGCAATGGATGTCTTCAGTGGCGAACCACTTGGTATATTCAAAACTAAGCAAGAAAACTATGGAACCAAGTTGGATGTTTGGGATCACTTGAGCCAGAGGGAGCTTTTGTTGGCCACTTCACAGCCACCTGCTAATTATTTCCAGAAGATGATCCAGTGGACTGAGCAGGGAAAAGTTTGGAAGTTTCCTATAGATAATGAACAag gaATAGAGGAAGAACAAAATGTCCACTTTTCCGAGCATATATTCCTTGATGCACATTTGGAAGGTTGGTGCCCCACTAAGGGTCCAATCCGTCACTTCATGGAACTTGTGTGTGTGGGACTTTCGAAAAATGCATTTTACACAGTTAAAGAAAAACGGGATCACATTATGTGGTACAAGGAGTACTTTGAATCTAAACAGGATATTCTTACAGACATTGGTGTATGGGAAACTCAACCGACCAGTGAAGCTGCtacataa
- the LOC124532585 gene encoding uncharacterized protein LOC124532585 isoform X2: protein MDGERKINLGEGVPLNSAGAANIFLNTEKPADVGVHINTTFSIASSKKIKLLFIFNFLLSVICMVISCSIAFYYWNEMISMRRQLDDLREQFLIQNLRDGVLNQDKIVQSPLISNLRPHLGKGPEVVREGRMDHRRSEISPNARKYYVEDLGEDMLLVDSSKKNPSHDLEPTYDLSVFQKEPLVVQFNGAMRELNIGTQSLIGPWVRDVEVSTKNSESKIELNTNYFTVKESGLYLVYAQVVYLTHAPNCYFVWARQPAQEPRLLTTCATGDDSSSRPLNKSQISCSVQTVARLYKGDTVNIAQREQNRTLWLRPGYTYFGFVKLSS from the exons ATGGACGgcgaaagaaaaataaatctagGTGAAGGGGTCCCATTGAATTCGGCAGGTgcagcaaatatttttttgaacacgg agAAGCCGGCGGACGTTGGTGTTCATATAAATACGACATTTTCAATAGCGTCTTCCAAGAAAATAAAGCTATTGTTTATATTCAACTTTTTACTCAGTGTAATATGTATGGTAATAAGCTGTTCTATTGCATTCTATTACTGGAACGAAATGATTTCGATGCGAAGGCAACTGGACGACTTAAGAGAACAATTTCTGATACAGAACCTAAGAGACGGAGTTCTAAATCAAGATAAGATTGTTCAGAGTCCACTGATCTCAAATTTGAGGCCTCACCTTGGCAAAGGCCCAGAGGTAGTACGTGAAGGTCGAATGGACCATCGTAGAAGTGAAATATCTCCTAACGCGAGAAAGTACTATGTTGAAGATCTTGGTGAAGATATGCTACTAGTAGACTCCAGTAAAAAAAATCCTAGTCATGATTTAGAACCAACATATGATTTGTCTGTCTTCCAAAAAG AACCTCTAGTCGTACAGTTCAATGGTGCTATGAGAGAACTAAACATTGGGACTCAAT CTTTAATTGGGCCATGGGTTCGTGACGTCGAAGTCTCTACAAAGAACAGTGAATCAAAAATTGAACTGAACACCAATTATTTTACTGTTAAAGAGAGTGGCCTCTATTTGGTCTATGCTCAG gTGGTATATTTGACGCATGCTCCAAACTGCTACTTCGTCTGGGCCAGGCAACCTGCCCAGGAGCCAAGGTTACTAACAACTTGTGCTACTGGCGATGACTCCAGCTCCAGACCTCTAAATAAATCCCAAATCTCCTGTTCAGTTCAAACTGTTGCCAGATTATACAAAGGGGACACAGTAAACATTGCTCAGCGAGAACAAAACAGGACACTGTGGCTCCGTCCAGGTTACACTTACTTTGGTTTTGTTAAACTTAGTTCCTAA
- the LOC124532585 gene encoding uncharacterized protein LOC124532585 isoform X1 — MDGERKINLGEGVPLNSAGAANIFLNTGKNKKVNDGTVIHLKTEKPADVGVHINTTFSIASSKKIKLLFIFNFLLSVICMVISCSIAFYYWNEMISMRRQLDDLREQFLIQNLRDGVLNQDKIVQSPLISNLRPHLGKGPEVVREGRMDHRRSEISPNARKYYVEDLGEDMLLVDSSKKNPSHDLEPTYDLSVFQKEPLVVQFNGAMRELNIGTQSLIGPWVRDVEVSTKNSESKIELNTNYFTVKESGLYLVYAQVVYLTHAPNCYFVWARQPAQEPRLLTTCATGDDSSSRPLNKSQISCSVQTVARLYKGDTVNIAQREQNRTLWLRPGYTYFGFVKLSS, encoded by the exons ATGGACGgcgaaagaaaaataaatctagGTGAAGGGGTCCCATTGAATTCGGCAGGTgcagcaaatatttttttgaacacgggtaaaaataagaaagtaaacgACGGGACTGTTATTCATCTGAAAACAG agAAGCCGGCGGACGTTGGTGTTCATATAAATACGACATTTTCAATAGCGTCTTCCAAGAAAATAAAGCTATTGTTTATATTCAACTTTTTACTCAGTGTAATATGTATGGTAATAAGCTGTTCTATTGCATTCTATTACTGGAACGAAATGATTTCGATGCGAAGGCAACTGGACGACTTAAGAGAACAATTTCTGATACAGAACCTAAGAGACGGAGTTCTAAATCAAGATAAGATTGTTCAGAGTCCACTGATCTCAAATTTGAGGCCTCACCTTGGCAAAGGCCCAGAGGTAGTACGTGAAGGTCGAATGGACCATCGTAGAAGTGAAATATCTCCTAACGCGAGAAAGTACTATGTTGAAGATCTTGGTGAAGATATGCTACTAGTAGACTCCAGTAAAAAAAATCCTAGTCATGATTTAGAACCAACATATGATTTGTCTGTCTTCCAAAAAG AACCTCTAGTCGTACAGTTCAATGGTGCTATGAGAGAACTAAACATTGGGACTCAAT CTTTAATTGGGCCATGGGTTCGTGACGTCGAAGTCTCTACAAAGAACAGTGAATCAAAAATTGAACTGAACACCAATTATTTTACTGTTAAAGAGAGTGGCCTCTATTTGGTCTATGCTCAG gTGGTATATTTGACGCATGCTCCAAACTGCTACTTCGTCTGGGCCAGGCAACCTGCCCAGGAGCCAAGGTTACTAACAACTTGTGCTACTGGCGATGACTCCAGCTCCAGACCTCTAAATAAATCCCAAATCTCCTGTTCAGTTCAAACTGTTGCCAGATTATACAAAGGGGACACAGTAAACATTGCTCAGCGAGAACAAAACAGGACACTGTGGCTCCGTCCAGGTTACACTTACTTTGGTTTTGTTAAACTTAGTTCCTAA